From Octopus bimaculoides isolate UCB-OBI-ISO-001 chromosome 19, ASM119413v2, whole genome shotgun sequence:
CGCAGGGACGTTCCTCCCTGAGACCTTTCGGAGCCTTCTACCTAATTGAGATCAGATTTTGTTGGTTCttgacgaaagagaaaaaaataagcatttgaatttcaaattatattaatatttgacattttgcatatttattaGCTTTTcctctttaaaaatttttttttttttttttacttttgcaggTCAGAATAAAATGATCATTAACCACATTGAGAAACTATTTGTCACCAATGATGCTGCTACAATTCTTAATGAGCTATCTGTAAGTTGTAGAACaatgtttgaaattaatattcttaaatGCCTAATGAAATTAGTGCAGAAGGCcttatgagtgtatttggtagatggaaactgaaaaaagcctgttatgtgtgtctgtttgtcctcccatcatcgcttgacaacctatattggtgtgtttatgtccctgtaacttagcggttaggcaaaagggactgatagaataagtatggaGATCTAtttgactgaaggcagtgctccagcatggctgtggataaatgactgaaacaagtaaaagaataaagaataaattcctaataatatttaactgtttattagggtccagtagagtaaaatagaaatcataaGGGGTCTACAGGCAAAAAATAGTTGGAAACCACtgattaattctttcttttatttttagaatagcattgtagggtaggtgtgagaggccagtcTGAACatcaaacaggtagaatatttggactggatgtGACCAAGTTAAATGCTAAGGAGTTAACCTGTGCTTTTAATAATTGAAAAGTTAACTCCCTTCGTGGATTGAGATTGATCGCTGAAAACACTGTCTTTAAAAGAAATGCTGTAACTAATGGTAACCTGAAAAGTGTGGATATCTATTTCCAAGTTAGCTGGATTTAGAGGCAAGTTGTATGGTTTGCTTAGACTGATatcaataaattattgatctTACTGCTCTAGACCAGTGTTTCGGATGTGGCGTActggcagattttttttttctccaatgtaccagggactggtaatatttcttagtaatattaatttatagcggaaataatatatataatgaatataataaaagttgatattttttttaatctcaatttattttgtaaacaaatacagtattacataaacattttataatgtttgtttcttttctggaaactcactgcggaccaccactttgagtagcactggtcTAGACTATATCACCTTACGCAGTTGGCTGTATTCAGTTTGAAATCTGTCCATGTTTTACAGTGATATTttgtatctttcattttcttcctttcaggttCAACACCCAGCTGCCAAGATGCTGGTGATGGCTAgtcagcaacaagaacaagaatgtgGTGATGGTACAAATGCTGTTCTGATTCTGGCTGGTTCCTTCCTGGAACACGCTGAAGAACTACTTCGCATGGTAAGCTCTGCGTGAACATTTCTTTCAGCAGATACATCATATTCTTGGGTATATAAGGCACACCCCAATTTCCACagacctaatctacaaaaaagtaaagaaaactgCAACTAACCCTGAATCCCCTAACTAAATGTTTGGTACACTTTTGTGTATAGGAACCATGGAAATTTAGACTGATAACTCTTTGGTAAGCTATTTATAGTAGGCTACGTTTCACTATATACCTTCACACTACCAAATATCATGACCGACCAAGTCTAGCCAAAACCTGACCTTCAGCATATAAGGCACAGGGTAACTTTTGGGGGTAATGTTTTGGATAAAAGTGCaccttgtatgccagaaaatatgacaaaatcTCATTCcactatattgtgtgtgtgtttgttttttgtttttattctccaGATTAATAGGTTTATCTTTCTCCATGTAATTTGAAGAGGCATATCTGAAGCCATGATGCTTCTTCACTGACTACGTAGCCACACAGTTTAGGGTCCCCCCCCCCCttgtattgtcattgttttatccTTGAGCGAGGTGCATAGCTTCATACTTAGTTTGCTTGCATGTGCTACTACTCCGTCCTTGTATAAGtaatcatttatgtatgtatgtatagagtttCCTTAATTAGTTTCCAATCTCTTCTTTTTGTAGGGTTTGTCTGTACCTGAAGTAATTGAGGGCTATGAGATTGCTTATGCTAAAGCTGTAGAATACTTACCAGGTATGGCTTACTATCTTGTTGCTTTTCCTTGCTTTTACAACTTTTATCTGATGTAATGACTTGTAGCAAAAGCTtcccatttattttcattaaaaagagaaagaaagaaattaagcattttattttacaaaactgagggttttttttcataaactacaTACTGAAGGTTTGTTTGCATTGCCGGTTGTAATTTCGATCTGTTATCTTTTAGTAaatcttacattattttttttattttttcctttttcagatCTTGTTGTTGGGCAAGTTAAAGATCTAAGAAACAGAGAAGAAGTCAGAAAAATAGTTCGTTCTGCTGTTATGAGCAAACAATACGGTAGCGAAGATTTCTTAGCAGATCTGATAACTGATGCTTGTAGTGAGTATTTTTCACTTTTATGTCCAAATTTCATTTTAGTCAAGATGTTATAACCTACCTATATGTTGTTCTGAAGTTATCCTAATCCATGTTATttaaactctttagcatttcagaTTACtcttgtcaaatgtaaagctttttcattcacattgcttttaattaatcatgcattatctgatAGCTTCGGAATTTTgatgtgataatatatatttttagaatggcattgaaaggtaggtgtgataggctggtttaaatgctaaaaggttaattaaACACTTATGTAGCTAAACTCATTTAATGATTGAAACGGTAAGCAACAGAATTATTCTGACAGACAGCCTTCTGTAATTACTGTCTCGACACAGTAGTACTAGAGATTGGGATTCTTTGAAAACCAATCCTTATTAGGATGGAACTCGTGACTTGACACTTTGGAGACATTGAAGAAACAATACTGATCTAATCATACAACTCATGAGTACAGTTAAATTAATTTACTGAAACGTTTGTTTCCAAAGCCTTTCCAGATAATTGATTTTTCTAGGCCATGGTTGGTCACTTTGGTCGCCTCAccttaaatattaaatgaaatataggtACCTGCATCATAAGTATCAATTAGTGCAGATTATAAGTTCTTGACTGTATCCGTAAAGTTTTTGAATCTGTATCAAGAACGATAACTATTGATAGATGAAATTAGCTTTGGTCATTTCACCATAGTACATGTACCAGATGTACATGGTTGAGCTCAAATCTACTTGACCATATTTGACATTAAATTTGTTAATTTATGAATAAGACCATTCAAAGTATTCATTTTAATGTAGTGTATGACGGGTTTTTGTAAATAGTGTCACATGTACCTTGCAAAATTAAATGTCAACTGAATTTGTGAGTTATGTATCACatgagtaaataatattttacttcaaTTTCAGCTGGAATATTATCCATGAAAAATACTTTCAATGTTGATAATGTCAGAGTCTGCAAGATTCTGGTAAGATTTTCTtcactttgttttcatttctatatttcttcatcAGTAGCTTTGCTGATTGCTTTGGAACCTTCTATTTTGTTAattgtgtaattttaattatttgcgcaagaaaatgttttatgaattAAAActactgatattttaaaaaaatagcagTTTTGTGTCAAAATCTTTCTAGTTTTTTAACACCTTAAAGTAAATTTGTAGTTTCTATATGTAAGTCTTTCTCTGTTCTTAGGGTTGTAGTATGATGAATTCCAGTGTGCTTCAAGGAATGGTTTTCAAGCGTGCAGTTGAAGGTGATATCACTAAAGCAGAGAAATGCAAAATAGTTATCTATTCCTGCCCATTAGATTCTTTGCAAACAGAAACTAAGGTAAGagtgaccctttttttttttttttatacacctCCCACTAACAATACAATTGATAAGtacattctccctctttctttttttaaaatctaattctgTCTTTTGTGACTGTTAGCATGGatctttctcaaaatatttgGTTTAGGACTTTATATTTGAGAATTAGCATCCAGGTGCAGTcaaacagtcaaatgacttacaCAAGTGAAAGATTATAATATACTAGAGTGAGCTGATTCTTTcgggctttttttttcttgtaagttTTAGGTATTTTCAtaattcaaatttcattaaaGCAGTTCAAAATTTTTACTTAACGTTTTTACAAATGTTTGTAGCAAGTAATTTGTGACAAGAACCACCAAAACCATGGGGTAGGCAGTCCTCTGGTAATTGGCGGAGTGAAAATACTTGTGGCCAAACATTTCTAAGTTTAAGGCAGGCAGGCTATGAATTTTTTTCAGAAGTCTCCTGCTATATGACAAATAGGTTCATTTCGATTCAAGTACAAACCTTTTTGCTCACTTTAACATGAAAGGctggtgtttttatttataaaatgactATTATCACCTGCACTTTAGATTTTATTATTGATGTGGATTTCTTTCAGCAATAATATTACATTGAAGAAGTTTTAAATGCTAATAAGCTCTCATTTGAGCAATAATTTATTCCACAACAAACGTTTGGTTTGCAattatttgttaaatttatttcactaaattttctACTTAGCCATCTGACTACATACCTACCCAGCAATCTATCTACTTACTCATCTCCTTCCACATGTGTTTAGTCTCTCCATCTACCTTTCTATTTGTGTAAATCCTTACCTGTCTTTGTCACCTCATCTGTCAATGCAATTGAGCGTTAAAACCTAAACCAACAATTCCATAAGAAAGTTTTACTAATTTCATCCATTTCTTAACAGGGAACTGTCCTGATAAAAACTGCCGAAGAATTGCTGAATTTTAGCAAAGGTGAAGAGGACCAAATGGAAAGGGTTAGTTTGTGTTTTCTTCTGGTAGATTATGGTGTTATTtgctttctgtttgtttctttccccCTAATATTTTCCTGAGGTATCtaattgcatatattttcatttcagcaTATTCAATCCATTGCTGAATCTGGTGTTAATGTGATTGTTACCGGTGGTAAAGTTGGTGAACTTAGTCTCCATTATTGCAACAAATATAACTTGCTAGTCGTTCGTCTTTTATCCAAATTTGATCTTAGAAGACTAGCTCGTTCTGTATCAGCAACTGTCCTCCCCAAAGTTGTAAGTAAACAGTTTTTCTAATATTAAtctcttcataataataataataataatagtaatagctgATATGAATATTGGTTAGTTAGATTGATTCTCTGATCACACTTTCCACcatgcagagagaaagagtaagcaTTTGAGGTGCTAGATGAGTGTACAAACTAAGGCTTGGTGGCAGGCACTGAGTAAATGTCCCCATGTTAACAAAGTATTACTTAGAAAGTTAACCGTCATATGACCAATAAGACTTAACTATGCCTGTTTTAATCTTGATTACAAAGTAATTGTGCTGATCAAAATAGCCTGATTTAGAGGTGTCTTTATATAATTCTTGATGCTTtcatcaacaaaagaaaataacaaactcTCCACAAGGCAAGCACACAGCAGGAGAGctcttcagaggaagaactccCATCCAACAAGTGTTTCTGCCCTTATACCTGATGCCCTGCAGGAGTCAGGCCCACTTGGGTCATGACTCTTGTGTGTCCTGCTGCTGCTTTCCAAAATCCTGtctccagcaggatttgaacctgggTGGTTGTTTTTGTGAACTTGTGCTCCCAGGTCTGTGTTTCAGTCGACTCTGACTGACAAAGCAACCAGTTCTCTTCTTCCTTATATTCCTGTGAATAACTAATGGAATCCATAATTAGGTCTATTAGTCATTTCTAGACTAACTTAAAAATTCTAAAGCATTTAGTTTCCGATACCAGTGTTGTCAGTGGTCAAAGCAGATGCTGTAGAAGTAAAGCTGGTGCCTGTTTTATTAGGTGcgggcatggctatgtggttaagaaattcactatatggtttcaggtttggtcttgctgcgaggcaccttgggcaaggctgaccaatgctttgtgagtgaatttggttaatggaaataagtactggggtcaaattgACTAAACCATTCCATCAGCTGCTCTGCATGGCTGTAGTCCACTGATTGAATCAAAAGACAAGTCTGGACTTCAGATTTTAATTTTAGTTATGTCCACTTCAAAGAACATCTTTTCGTACTTAATCCACCTCAAAATTATggcattttattaataaaataaattgactGTTTGGGAATATGTTAGTGGCTCATTTGAGAAACTTGCaatgttagaatatatattttatagtacacCTGACATATTTAATTATGCTATTTTCTATTCTAGACTGTTCCAACCACTGAAGAGATGGGGTATTGTGACCATGTTTATGTAGATGAAATTGGAGAAACTGCTGTTGTGATATTTAAACAAGGTGAGTAGGACACCtgcattttatttcttaattattgatAATGATTGATGCACTTATTAgcctgattgtttatttttattccattttttttctctctctgattttAGAGAAGGAAGACACTGCAGTCTCTACAATTGTAGTCAGGGGTTCGTCTGACAATATTGTAGATGATATTGAAAGATGTATTGATGATGGTGTCAACACATTCAAAGCTATGACAAAGGTAAGGGCTGAAACATTAGTTGTTATATCGGTCCTGTAGTGCCTTCTATTAATTACTCCCCCCGATTCTGTTGGAAGCTAGAGATTTTCATAAGATGCTGTTAGCCAAGTACTATTatttaaggaaagaaaaacaggaatgtatgtatataaactattgCATGAATTTGGGTGAAATTTGTTGATAGCATTATAATGACTAATATACATTGAAGATGTAGTTTTAACCtgttatttcactttcatttacCAAGTAGTTTGAATGCAGATAAGtcagtttttaagtttttttCCGGGGATGGGGTATACATttctgaaggtgcatggcttagtggttagggtgtttggctcaaggtcatgagttcaattcctggcagcacattgtgtccttgaagaAGACACTCAGTTTCACAAAAGTGATTAGTACCTGTAAATCGAATGGGTCGCaatctgtgtcacactgaatctctttgAAAATACCTGAAAGGTATATGTGTCTGGAGTacccagccacttgcatgttgatttcacaagcaggctgttctctTCATCGGGTCAACTGCAACACTTGTTCTCAGAACTGATGGAGAGCCCCGCTCTTCTGTTAAGTTTCGTATACATCTGGAATCAGAAATATAAACTGTAGTGATACAGAaaaatactttctgtaaaccaAATATGATTA
This genomic window contains:
- the LOC106873087 gene encoding T-complex protein 1 subunit theta, with amino-acid sequence MALHVPKAPGFSSMLKEGARHYMGLEEAIYRNIDACKEIAKTTRSAYGPHGQNKMIINHIEKLFVTNDAATILNELSVQHPAAKMLVMASQQQEQECGDGTNAVLILAGSFLEHAEELLRMGLSVPEVIEGYEIAYAKAVEYLPDLVVGQVKDLRNREEVRKIVRSAVMSKQYGSEDFLADLITDACTGILSMKNTFNVDNVRVCKILGCSMMNSSVLQGMVFKRAVEGDITKAEKCKIVIYSCPLDSLQTETKGTVLIKTAEELLNFSKGEEDQMERHIQSIAESGVNVIVTGGKVGELSLHYCNKYNLLVVRLLSKFDLRRLARSVSATVLPKVTVPTTEEMGYCDHVYVDEIGETAVVIFKQEKEDTAVSTIVVRGSSDNIVDDIERCIDDGVNTFKAMTKDSRLVAGGGAVEIELAKRITTFGESIPGLEQYAIKKYAQSLEILPQSLAENTGAKSREVLSKLYASHQEGKQNVGVNIEDVGGVTDAVEKNILDLYTKFFWILKFATTAACTVLNVDQIIMAKPAGGPKTRETKDWDED